The Dehalogenimonas sp. 4OHTPN genome window below encodes:
- the truB gene encoding tRNA pseudouridine(55) synthase TruB — translation MQQVSGTKKQLPISKLDGWLNIDKPPGITSYQVVARLKYLTGQRHIGHAGTLDPAATGVLPIAFGKAARTIEFLHRVSKTYRAIIELGVETDTLDAEGKIVFRHNPSGVSRSDMEATLGQFIGDILQVPPLFSALKINGRPLYELARRGETVEVVPRKVTIYCIELIEFASPLVTIEVECGSGTYIRSLARDVGQTLGVGGHLKSLCRTRYGPFDIMNAVAFAGLQSASDVEASLLPVTAGIGYLPMLTLNEDIARKVANGILPPEFLSQLNCETAYSLYWPNVSLLGLIDIGIAGKYRLKVLESLNNVPGRADS, via the coding sequence ATGCAACAGGTCTCAGGTACCAAAAAACAGCTGCCTATAAGCAAGCTTGACGGGTGGCTAAACATCGACAAGCCACCTGGTATAACTTCCTACCAGGTAGTAGCCAGGCTTAAATACTTGACCGGTCAGCGGCACATCGGCCACGCCGGAACCCTTGACCCCGCCGCAACCGGGGTCCTGCCGATCGCCTTCGGTAAAGCCGCACGCACCATAGAATTCCTCCATCGGGTCTCCAAGACCTACCGTGCCATCATAGAACTTGGGGTAGAGACCGATACCCTTGATGCCGAAGGTAAAATTGTATTTCGCCACAATCCATCTGGAGTCAGCCGTTCTGATATGGAAGCAACACTCGGACAGTTTATCGGCGATATCCTGCAGGTACCGCCGCTATTCTCGGCTCTCAAAATCAATGGCCGGCCGCTGTACGAACTGGCCCGCCGCGGCGAAACAGTCGAGGTGGTTCCGCGGAAAGTGACCATTTACTGCATTGAACTGATAGAATTCGCCTCACCGCTGGTCACTATTGAAGTCGAATGCGGTTCGGGGACTTACATCAGGTCTCTAGCCCGCGACGTAGGGCAGACGTTAGGAGTGGGTGGCCATCTAAAATCTCTGTGTCGCACCCGTTACGGGCCGTTTGACATAATGAATGCTGTCGCCTTTGCCGGTCTGCAGTCTGCTTCTGATGTCGAGGCGTCCCTGCTACCCGTCACCGCTGGCATCGGATATCTCCCCATGTTGACACTTAATGAGGATATCGCAAGGAAAGTTGCCAACGGCATACTGCCGCCGGAATTTCTTTCCCAGCTAAACTGTGAAACAGCCTACAGCCTGTACTGGCCGAACGTTAGTTTATTGGGGCTTATTGATATAGGCATCGCTGGAAAGTATCGTTTAAAAGTGCTCGAAAGCTTGAATAACGTACCTGGCAGGGCAGATTCTTGA
- a CDS encoding inositol-3-phosphate synthase — protein sequence MGKINVAIIGVGNCASSFVQGVYYYRKAKETEFVPGLMHVNLGGYHVSDIEFVAAFDIDKNKVGKDLSEAIFTAPNNTFKFTDVPLSGVKVERGMTHDGLGKYLSQVIEKAPGPTADIAGILKAKKVDVVINYLPVGSEEATKWYVEQVLEAGCAFINCIPVFIAREKYWQDRFINKGLPIIGDDIKSQVGATIVHRVLTHLFRERGVKLERTYQLNFGGNTDFLNMLERERLESKKISKTNAVSSQLDYKMSPNDIHVGPSDYVPWLQDRKFCHIRMEGRTFGDVPLLVECKLEVWDSPNSAGVVIDAVRCAKLALDRGLKGALFAPSSYFMKSPPEQYTDAQAHEATEAFISESVAELQSAKKTPSKEAK from the coding sequence TTGGGTAAAATTAACGTAGCCATTATCGGAGTCGGCAATTGTGCCTCATCGTTCGTTCAGGGTGTTTACTACTACCGTAAAGCTAAGGAAACCGAATTCGTACCCGGTCTCATGCACGTCAACCTGGGTGGCTACCATGTTTCCGATATTGAATTTGTAGCGGCTTTCGACATCGATAAAAATAAAGTCGGCAAAGATCTGTCAGAAGCCATTTTCACCGCCCCCAACAATACCTTCAAATTCACCGACGTACCCCTGTCGGGCGTTAAAGTTGAACGCGGTATGACTCACGACGGCCTGGGCAAGTACCTGTCTCAGGTCATTGAGAAAGCCCCTGGACCCACCGCCGATATCGCCGGTATCCTGAAAGCCAAAAAGGTTGATGTCGTTATCAACTATCTGCCGGTTGGATCCGAAGAAGCTACAAAATGGTATGTCGAGCAGGTTTTAGAAGCCGGCTGTGCTTTCATCAATTGTATTCCGGTATTCATCGCTCGGGAAAAGTATTGGCAGGACAGGTTCATCAACAAAGGGCTGCCGATCATCGGGGACGACATTAAGAGCCAGGTAGGAGCTACCATTGTTCACCGTGTGCTGACCCACCTTTTCCGAGAACGCGGAGTCAAACTCGAGCGCACCTATCAACTTAACTTCGGCGGCAATACCGATTTTCTAAACATGCTGGAAAGGGAGCGCCTGGAGAGTAAAAAGATTTCCAAGACTAACGCTGTTTCTTCTCAACTCGATTACAAAATGAGTCCCAATGACATTCATGTCGGTCCCTCCGACTACGTTCCCTGGCTGCAGGACCGGAAATTCTGCCATATACGCATGGAAGGCCGCACCTTCGGCGACGTTCCCTTGCTTGTTGAATGTAAACTCGAAGTCTGGGACAGCCCCAACTCTGCTGGCGTGGTTATCGATGCAGTGCGCTGTGCTAAACTGGCGCTGGATCGCGGTCTTAAAGGGGCGCTTTTTGCGCCTTCGTCTTACTTTATGAAATCGCCGCCGGAGCAGTATACCGACGCACAGGCTCACGAAGCCACTGAAGCTTTTATTTCTGAAAGCGTCGCCGAACTTCAGTCCGCCAAGAAAACGCCTTCCAAAGAGGCTAAATAG
- a CDS encoding glycosyltransferase family 4 protein, translating to MKIALVAPYDFAYPGGVANHVAALANQLTALGHEVRVIAPASGPVTLFGDRFIRIGTPRPLPMSGSVARVTLSVSLANTIKATLAKERFDIIHLHEPFMIMLCSAMLRFSNSTNIGTFHAAEAKPGYNFAWPISRFMLNRRARKLHGHIAVSPAAQNYHSRFVKAEYTIIPNGIDLEHFNPAVKPMEQYCDGRINIVFVGRLEKRKGVKYLIDAFKTVHKHFPATRLLIVGPGTRLRPKFEKVVRQAHLEDDVIFTGGVSFADLPRYYQTADICCAPATGQESFGIVLLEAMALGKPIIASNIPGYAGVLTHEGEGLLVKPKNARELASGLSRLVEDKALRQKLGRQGLVTVQNYTWDKVARRVESYYRQVLDKCGKTESGGV from the coding sequence GTGAAGATAGCCCTGGTGGCGCCTTATGATTTCGCTTATCCAGGCGGGGTGGCTAATCATGTTGCCGCGCTGGCAAATCAACTCACAGCGCTGGGACATGAAGTACGCGTAATCGCCCCGGCTTCCGGTCCGGTGACGCTTTTCGGCGACCGCTTCATCCGGATTGGCACGCCCCGTCCGCTGCCGATGTCCGGTTCCGTGGCGAGGGTGACTCTTTCAGTCAGCCTGGCTAATACCATCAAAGCCACCCTGGCCAAAGAGCGATTCGACATAATTCATCTCCACGAACCCTTCATGATCATGTTGTGCTCGGCAATGCTGCGTTTTTCTAATTCGACGAACATTGGGACCTTCCACGCTGCTGAAGCCAAGCCGGGTTACAATTTCGCTTGGCCGATAAGCCGGTTCATGCTCAACCGCCGAGCCCGCAAACTCCACGGACACATCGCTGTATCCCCTGCGGCACAAAATTACCATTCAAGATTCGTTAAAGCTGAATACACTATCATCCCAAACGGTATCGACCTTGAGCACTTCAACCCTGCCGTTAAGCCGATGGAGCAGTATTGTGACGGCAGGATAAATATCGTTTTCGTCGGACGTCTTGAAAAAAGGAAGGGCGTCAAATATCTGATTGACGCCTTTAAAACAGTGCATAAACACTTCCCTGCTACCCGTCTGTTGATCGTAGGTCCGGGTACGCGTCTTCGGCCGAAATTCGAAAAAGTCGTTCGACAAGCGCACCTGGAGGATGATGTCATCTTCACCGGCGGCGTATCATTTGCCGATCTCCCGCGATATTACCAGACTGCCGATATCTGCTGTGCCCCGGCCACCGGGCAAGAGAGTTTCGGAATTGTCTTGCTCGAGGCGATGGCTTTGGGCAAGCCGATCATAGCTTCCAATATTCCTGGGTACGCCGGGGTTCTGACCCATGAAGGCGAAGGACTGCTGGTCAAGCCAAAAAATGCCCGCGAACTGGCGTCCGGCCTCTCCCGTCTCGTCGAAGATAAGGCATTGCGGCAAAAACTGGGACGTCAGGGATTGGTGACGGTACAGAATTACACTTGGGACAAGGTTGCCCGCCGCGTTGAGTCCTACTACCGTCAGGTGCTGGATAAATGCGGTAAAACGGAGAGTGGCGGCGTATGA
- a CDS encoding CDP-alcohol phosphatidyltransferase family protein yields MTLNDVRRSLGARLTGGISRILVKGRISPNFITWAGFLVTVGAAVLIASGELLAGGLVFLFASFFDMLDGAVARASNTITRFGGILDATLDRLSEATVFVGIMAYFALAGDVFPVVLTGATLAGSQVVSYLRARSEATGLEGKDGIFTRPERVVVLSLGLLTNWLVLALGVICIFSFITVAQRLTSAYRQLGGQ; encoded by the coding sequence ATGACGCTCAACGATGTCCGCCGCAGCCTCGGCGCCAGGTTGACCGGTGGAATTTCCCGAATACTGGTGAAAGGACGCATCAGCCCAAATTTTATTACCTGGGCTGGATTCCTTGTTACCGTCGGAGCTGCCGTGCTAATTGCCTCGGGAGAGTTACTTGCCGGCGGTCTGGTATTCTTGTTTGCCAGTTTTTTTGATATGCTTGATGGCGCGGTAGCCAGGGCATCAAACACGATCACCCGTTTTGGCGGCATCCTTGATGCCACACTTGACCGCCTTTCTGAAGCAACTGTATTCGTTGGAATCATGGCCTACTTCGCCCTCGCTGGCGACGTTTTTCCGGTGGTGCTTACCGGGGCCACTCTGGCTGGCTCGCAAGTTGTCAGCTACCTGCGAGCCCGCTCAGAAGCCACAGGACTAGAGGGGAAAGATGGCATCTTTACCCGTCCGGAGCGCGTCGTTGTCTTGAGCCTGGGATTGCTCACCAACTGGCTGGTGCTGGCTCTGGGTGTTATCTGTATCTTTTCTTTCATCACCGTAGCCCAGCGTTTGACCAGTGCTTACCGCCAACTCGGCGGTCAGTGA
- a CDS encoding adenylosuccinate synthase, with protein sequence MPVTIIVGAQWGDEGKGKVIDMLAEHADAVVRFSGGDNAGHTVMNSQGTFKLHLIPSGVFNPDCACVIGNGVVVNPEIFISERRELNDRGVSTDNVFISDRAHLVMPYHIQLDGLEEQARGNKSLGTTLRGIGPAFADKVARMGIRAGDLLDREILRNRLEYVLEYKNKILTKLYDQPIIDIEALYHRCLCYAEALRANIKETSSLLNEMVDQGKSVILEGAQGALLDTDFGTYPYATSSSPLSAGGCLGAGIGPTRVDNVLGVFKAYCSRVGAGPFPTELLDATGDCIRELAHEYGTTTGRPRRIGWFDGVAARFSARINGMTGMAVTRLDILDSFDEIKVCTAYRLDGETVTDFPAEPGALNRCQPVYETLPGWKQRTTGLTRLTELPRQAREFLCRLEELAGCQACYVCIGPVREQTIELRSLAR encoded by the coding sequence ATGCCAGTGACAATCATCGTTGGCGCCCAATGGGGCGACGAGGGCAAGGGTAAAGTCATCGACATGCTGGCGGAACACGCTGATGCCGTCGTCCGCTTTTCCGGCGGCGATAATGCCGGCCACACGGTGATGAATTCCCAGGGCACCTTCAAACTCCATCTGATTCCCTCCGGTGTTTTCAACCCGGACTGCGCCTGCGTCATCGGCAACGGCGTTGTTGTCAATCCTGAGATATTTATCAGCGAGCGGCGGGAACTGAATGACCGTGGCGTGAGCACCGATAACGTTTTTATCAGCGACCGGGCTCATCTGGTGATGCCCTACCACATTCAACTAGACGGATTGGAGGAGCAGGCTCGGGGCAACAAGTCTTTGGGCACTACCCTGCGTGGCATCGGTCCAGCCTTCGCAGATAAAGTCGCCCGTATGGGCATCCGTGCCGGAGACCTGCTGGATCGGGAGATCTTGCGCAACCGGCTGGAATATGTCCTGGAGTATAAGAATAAGATCCTGACCAAGCTCTATGACCAGCCAATAATAGATATTGAGGCACTTTACCACCGCTGCCTCTGTTACGCTGAGGCGCTGAGGGCAAACATTAAAGAGACTTCGTCCCTTTTGAACGAAATGGTGGATCAGGGCAAGTCCGTTATTCTTGAAGGCGCCCAAGGCGCTCTCCTGGATACCGATTTCGGTACTTATCCTTACGCCACCTCTTCCTCGCCGCTATCCGCCGGCGGTTGCCTCGGTGCTGGCATAGGCCCTACCAGGGTTGATAATGTGCTGGGTGTTTTCAAAGCTTATTGTTCGCGTGTCGGCGCCGGGCCTTTTCCCACCGAGTTGCTGGACGCCACCGGTGATTGTATCCGTGAACTGGCCCACGAATACGGCACCACTACCGGCCGGCCCCGGCGCATTGGCTGGTTCGACGGCGTGGCGGCGCGTTTCTCCGCCCGCATTAACGGCATGACTGGGATGGCGGTCACCAGGCTCGACATCCTGGATTCATTCGATGAAATCAAGGTCTGCACCGCTTACCGGCTTGATGGTGAAACTGTAACTGATTTCCCCGCCGAACCCGGAGCCCTCAACCGATGCCAGCCTGTTTACGAGACATTACCCGGGTGGAAACAGCGGACTACGGGGCTTACCAGGCTCACTGAACTTCCGCGGCAGGCTCGTGAATTCCTCTGCCGTCTCGAAGAACTGGCCGGGTGCCAGGCGTGCTACGTTTGTATCGGTCCGGTGAGGGAACAGACGATCGAACTGAGATCTCTGGCCCGATAA
- a CDS encoding dihydrolipoyl dehydrogenase: MKEYDVIIVGSGAGLDILEAAVEHGLKTALIDDGPAGGTCLNVGCIPSKMLIFPADRVMDVREAASLGIDAEIKGIDFAAIMDRSRRLVEADHREIEDQLRKSRALDFYQDIAEFVDRNTFRVGNRMIKANLIYLASGSRPLIPSIPGLDQVDYLTNESLLQLRELPKSLIIIGGGYVGVEYAHFFQAMGSDVTLLEMGPRLVPSEEPEISDLLLSSLSRRFAVLTGSVAESVEETDSGRVAVRVSTRHIDNRSEKITAAKLLIAAGRRSNADRLKVENAGIKTDSKGYIKVNAHLETNVKGIYAIGDANGREMFTHTSHAEAAVAAANGIHGQKKTINYWAAPHAVFTHPQIASVGLTEHLARQKYKISVGRTAYADIALGVAMMQQEGFAKIILEQETRKILGGHVIGPWASVVIQEVVNVMARRGGVADIGRGIHIHPALSELIIKAVYNAV, encoded by the coding sequence GTGAAAGAATACGATGTCATTATAGTTGGATCAGGGGCGGGCCTGGATATTCTTGAGGCAGCTGTAGAACACGGCTTGAAAACCGCGCTGATCGATGACGGACCGGCAGGCGGCACCTGCCTTAATGTCGGCTGTATTCCGTCGAAAATGCTCATTTTCCCTGCTGACCGGGTGATGGATGTCCGGGAGGCGGCCAGTCTCGGCATTGATGCCGAAATCAAGGGGATTGATTTCGCGGCGATAATGGACCGATCCCGCCGTCTCGTAGAAGCAGATCACCGGGAGATTGAAGACCAGTTGAGAAAATCCCGGGCGCTGGATTTTTACCAGGATATCGCTGAGTTTGTTGACCGCAATACTTTCAGAGTCGGCAACCGCATGATCAAGGCCAATCTGATTTATCTGGCTTCAGGTTCCAGGCCGCTGATTCCTTCAATTCCTGGATTGGATCAAGTTGATTACCTGACCAATGAATCTCTGCTGCAACTGCGGGAACTGCCAAAAAGTCTTATCATCATCGGCGGTGGATACGTCGGAGTTGAATACGCGCACTTTTTCCAGGCCATGGGCTCGGATGTCACCCTGCTGGAAATGGGACCTCGGCTTGTACCTTCAGAGGAACCAGAGATCTCGGATTTATTGCTTTCATCACTTTCTCGAAGATTTGCGGTGCTTACGGGCAGTGTAGCTGAGTCGGTTGAGGAGACAGACTCAGGCAGGGTCGCCGTAAGAGTATCGACCCGCCATATCGACAACCGCAGTGAAAAAATTACTGCGGCAAAGCTGCTTATCGCTGCCGGGCGGCGTTCCAACGCGGACCGGCTTAAAGTAGAAAATGCAGGCATCAAAACCGATTCTAAAGGTTATATCAAAGTCAATGCCCATCTAGAAACTAATGTAAAAGGGATTTATGCCATCGGCGACGCCAACGGGAGGGAGATGTTTACCCATACCTCCCACGCCGAAGCGGCGGTGGCTGCGGCCAACGGCATACATGGTCAGAAAAAAACCATTAACTACTGGGCGGCGCCACATGCTGTCTTCACCCATCCACAGATAGCTTCGGTTGGGCTGACTGAACACCTGGCGAGGCAAAAATACAAGATCTCCGTCGGACGGACGGCATACGCTGATATCGCGCTGGGCGTCGCCATGATGCAGCAGGAGGGCTTTGCCAAGATAATCCTGGAGCAGGAAACCCGAAAAATCCTAGGCGGGCATGTCATCGGCCCGTGGGCGTCGGTTGTCATCCAGGAGGTGGTCAACGTAATGGCCCGCCGCGGCGGTGTAGCAGATATCGGGCGGGGAATTCATATTCATCCGGCTCTGTCGGAATTGATAATCAAGGCTGTCTATAATGCGGTGTAA
- a CDS encoding histidine kinase dimerization/phospho-acceptor domain-containing protein, translating to MRQFIPVLVHELRTPLTPLLGASEMLSSGITEQPWANLARSIQLSAVKMVRMIDDLADLGKCDCGELILEISDIDLSTLLGEVVESRRVRAVPLGLGLVIDIPQSLPRIRGDATRLRQVALALLESTLRQVPEGGFVRVSARSIDQSVMVTVTGEDSSSRHHDDFPSQFTEEDTLEKAPSLALLLASYLVRLHEGRAGVVIQAGANSIYWFSVPVNGPQRRAA from the coding sequence TTGCGTCAGTTCATTCCGGTTCTGGTTCATGAATTAAGGACGCCACTGACGCCTTTACTCGGTGCATCGGAGATGCTTTCGAGCGGAATAACAGAGCAGCCGTGGGCAAACCTTGCCCGGAGCATACAGTTAAGCGCCGTAAAAATGGTGCGGATGATTGATGACCTGGCTGATCTGGGGAAGTGTGATTGCGGCGAGCTGATTCTGGAAATCTCCGACATTGACCTATCCACGTTGCTCGGCGAGGTGGTTGAAAGCCGGCGAGTTCGCGCCGTACCGTTGGGGCTAGGACTGGTCATAGATATTCCGCAATCGTTACCGCGAATTCGAGGCGATGCCACTCGGTTGCGGCAGGTTGCTTTAGCCTTGCTGGAAAGTACCTTGCGACAGGTTCCCGAAGGGGGATTCGTCCGGGTTAGCGCTCGATCAATAGATCAAAGCGTTATGGTCACGGTAACAGGTGAAGACTCAAGTTCCCGACATCATGACGACTTTCCCAGTCAATTCACTGAGGAGGATACACTGGAGAAAGCTCCTAGCCTGGCCCTGTTACTTGCCAGCTACCTGGTCCGGCTTCATGAAGGGCGGGCAGGCGTTGTTATTCAAGCTGGTGCGAATAGTATATATTGGTTTAGCGTCCCGGTTAATGGACCTCAGAGGAGGGCGGCATGA
- a CDS encoding response regulator transcription factor produces the protein MIKILIIEDDAEIVEYLRLAFQVNIPEVEYIPARLGAAGLKKASEEIPDLVILDLGLPDIDGFEVLKALRKFQRMLIVVLTARGDERDIVKGLELGADDYVVKPFRQMELIARVRTLLRRQPGIPEREILHCGRLVLDTARNDVSMPDGRQVELTRTESLILARLIRDCGRVVEHSRLAEIIWGEDYPGSVNALRVYIGRLRRKLEADAASPSLIVSKPGHGYYIPAGGLTG, from the coding sequence ATGATTAAAATCCTTATCATTGAGGATGATGCAGAAATTGTCGAATATCTACGGCTAGCTTTTCAGGTCAACATACCGGAAGTTGAGTATATTCCAGCCCGCCTTGGCGCCGCGGGTTTGAAAAAAGCCTCCGAAGAAATCCCGGATCTGGTCATTCTGGACCTGGGACTGCCGGACATCGATGGCTTTGAAGTGCTTAAAGCGTTACGTAAGTTTCAGCGTATGTTAATTGTAGTGCTTACCGCCCGCGGCGATGAGAGGGACATTGTAAAAGGGCTGGAACTGGGTGCCGATGACTATGTTGTCAAACCATTCCGTCAAATGGAACTGATCGCCAGAGTAAGAACGTTGCTGCGGCGCCAGCCCGGCATTCCTGAACGAGAGATTTTACATTGCGGTCGGTTGGTACTCGATACCGCCCGAAATGATGTCTCTATGCCTGACGGGCGCCAGGTTGAACTTACCCGGACAGAAAGCCTGATACTTGCTCGACTTATTCGGGACTGCGGCCGGGTTGTTGAGCATTCGAGGTTGGCTGAAATAATTTGGGGGGAAGATTACCCTGGATCGGTAAACGCCCTCAGGGTGTACATCGGGCGGCTACGCCGTAAACTTGAAGCTGACGCCGCTTCACCGTCCCTCATTGTGTCTAAACCGGGGCACGGCTACTATATTCCAGCCGGGGGTCTGACGGGATAA
- a CDS encoding nitronate monooxygenase, whose protein sequence is MDIPFGRAAVAEIEEILKWHRPPPLRIGQHTARLPIVQGGMAVGISLSGLASAVANAGGIGVIAAPGVGLFEPDFFQNFFQANIRGLRREIQKARAKTHGILGVNIMVALTDFADLAKAAIEEGIDIIFAGAGLPLKLPELLGENRHTKLVPIVSSARAARILCKKWQDDFSYTPDAFVVEGPLAGGHLGFKAEELNSPENQLVRLVPEVIEAVKPFAEAAGRPIPVIAGGGIFTGDDIYNMLQTGAAGVQMATRFVATDECDASPAFKQAYLESKEGDAVIIKSPVGMPGRALRNDFIDSVNAGAKKPFKCPQHCVKTCNYLESPYCIFVALLNAQRGHLTGGFAFCGANVHRVKEIIPVKKLVETLVKEYKTRAVQALIEAMTRYMNGLMASPALGRGLA, encoded by the coding sequence ATGGATATTCCCTTTGGCCGAGCTGCCGTTGCTGAAATAGAAGAAATCCTGAAATGGCACCGGCCGCCGCCGCTGCGTATCGGTCAACATACAGCACGTCTGCCGATCGTCCAGGGAGGAATGGCGGTCGGTATTTCACTTTCGGGTTTAGCGTCCGCAGTTGCTAATGCCGGAGGTATAGGTGTCATCGCCGCGCCGGGTGTCGGTTTGTTCGAACCGGATTTTTTCCAAAACTTTTTTCAGGCTAATATCCGGGGTCTGCGCCGTGAAATTCAAAAAGCCCGGGCAAAAACCCACGGCATCTTGGGTGTCAACATCATGGTGGCCTTGACCGATTTTGCCGATTTAGCCAAAGCAGCCATCGAAGAGGGCATAGACATCATCTTCGCCGGCGCCGGCCTGCCGCTAAAACTGCCGGAGTTGCTTGGAGAAAACCGTCACACTAAATTGGTTCCTATTGTGTCATCGGCCCGGGCGGCCCGCATCCTGTGTAAAAAATGGCAGGACGATTTCAGTTATACACCGGATGCTTTCGTCGTCGAGGGACCACTTGCCGGCGGCCATTTAGGCTTTAAAGCTGAGGAATTAAATTCACCTGAGAACCAGTTGGTACGCCTGGTGCCTGAGGTTATAGAAGCGGTCAAACCCTTCGCGGAGGCTGCCGGCCGACCAATTCCGGTTATTGCCGGTGGCGGTATTTTTACCGGCGATGATATTTACAACATGCTTCAGACCGGTGCCGCAGGCGTTCAGATGGCCACCCGTTTTGTAGCAACTGATGAATGCGACGCTTCGCCTGCGTTCAAGCAGGCCTACCTTGAATCAAAAGAAGGCGACGCCGTTATTATCAAAAGCCCGGTTGGCATGCCCGGGCGTGCGCTTCGCAACGACTTTATCGACAGCGTCAATGCCGGTGCCAAAAAGCCGTTCAAGTGCCCTCAGCACTGCGTCAAGACCTGCAATTACCTTGAAAGTCCTTACTGTATTTTCGTTGCGTTGCTAAATGCCCAGAGGGGACACTTGACCGGGGGTTTCGCTTTCTGCGGAGCTAATGTGCATCGGGTGAAAGAAATTATTCCGGTCAAAAAGCTGGTCGAAACCCTCGTCAAAGAGTACAAGACCCGGGCCGTTCAAGCGCTGATTGAAGCGATGACCCGCTACATGAACGGGCTAATGGCTTCTCCAGCGCTGGGTCGCGGTCTGGCTTGA
- a CDS encoding carbon-nitrogen hydrolase family protein, with product MKIAVYQMADSGDPVQNIARAYQAIVNTDADFFALPEFFTIPGGDFRRPYTLQTCLEETALPALEMFRQASRQFRGYIIGGSIVEREADCYYNTCYVFKEGEEITRYRKINITHEEVELNICRGTRPVTFETEFGKVGLMICADCISWDVVEATCAGAKLVFLPVSLTDPNHPPFTGHPVSDIIARKYGSTVIKITRVGTFGGKTLSSRSAITTPEGTYWEAPDAREHFEVIEVSETAT from the coding sequence ATGAAGATCGCTGTCTACCAGATGGCCGATTCCGGGGACCCGGTTCAGAATATTGCCCGAGCATACCAGGCCATCGTTAATACAGATGCCGATTTTTTTGCTTTGCCGGAGTTTTTCACCATTCCCGGTGGTGACTTCCGCCGGCCTTATACCCTCCAGACCTGCCTTGAAGAGACCGCCTTGCCTGCCTTGGAGATGTTCCGTCAGGCTAGTCGGCAGTTCCGCGGTTATATTATCGGCGGCAGCATCGTCGAACGCGAGGCTGACTGCTATTACAACACCTGTTATGTATTTAAAGAAGGGGAAGAGATAACCAGGTATCGCAAGATCAATATAACTCATGAAGAAGTTGAGCTGAATATCTGTCGCGGTACGCGACCGGTGACTTTCGAGACGGAATTCGGTAAAGTCGGCTTGATGATCTGCGCTGACTGCATTTCGTGGGATGTGGTCGAGGCTACCTGCGCCGGCGCCAAGCTGGTTTTCTTGCCGGTATCTTTAACCGATCCTAACCATCCCCCTTTTACCGGCCACCCGGTATCGGATATTATCGCCAGAAAATATGGTTCTACTGTGATTAAAATAACCCGGGTCGGCACCTTTGGCGGTAAGACGCTCTCATCCAGGAGTGCTATTACCACACCGGAGGGAACCTATTGGGAAGCCCCGGACGCCCGGGAGCATTTCGAAGTCATTGAAGTCTCGGAAACGGCCACCTAG
- a CDS encoding amino acid--tRNA ligase-related protein, whose translation MDAGRLSAKFNNLKLRAEILRLTRGFLYSHGYLEVETPALAECPIPEACIEPIETACGWLLPSPELYMKKLLAAGSGDIYQICHSFRKNEKGRHHREEFTMLEYYRVGGNYLELAAETEALVIGLVEATRKSVQINYQGMSIDLSPPWPRLSVAEAFMSACGWNPVTADDPERFDLDLATGVAGLSCERPLILYDFPAGMASLARLKPGDPSVAERTEIFIGGLEIANIFSELTDPGEQRKRFELEIKSAEKQNRSAALPEEFLDSLKSLPEAAGGALGIDRLVMLSCDAASIDEVVAF comes from the coding sequence ATGGACGCCGGGCGTCTTTCCGCCAAATTCAATAATCTGAAGCTCCGGGCTGAGATTCTGCGTCTCACCCGGGGCTTTTTATATTCCCACGGCTACCTTGAAGTCGAAACTCCGGCGCTGGCGGAGTGTCCCATTCCTGAAGCCTGCATCGAGCCGATCGAGACAGCATGCGGCTGGCTGCTGCCCTCTCCGGAGCTTTATATGAAGAAACTGCTGGCAGCCGGCAGCGGAGATATTTATCAGATCTGCCACAGCTTCAGAAAAAATGAAAAGGGACGCCACCACCGAGAAGAATTCACCATGCTGGAATATTACCGCGTTGGGGGAAACTATCTCGAACTGGCCGCCGAGACCGAAGCTCTGGTCATCGGTCTGGTCGAAGCGACTCGTAAATCGGTTCAGATAAACTACCAGGGCATGTCCATTGACCTTTCGCCACCCTGGCCGCGGCTGTCCGTCGCCGAGGCATTTATGTCGGCTTGCGGCTGGAACCCGGTCACAGCCGACGACCCAGAACGGTTTGACTTGGACCTGGCAACAGGCGTGGCTGGCTTAAGCTGTGAGCGGCCTTTAATCCTTTATGATTTCCCTGCCGGGATGGCCTCGCTGGCGCGCCTGAAACCTGGCGATCCGTCAGTGGCCGAGCGAACGGAGATCTTCATCGGGGGGCTGGAGATAGCGAATATTTTTTCCGAGCTTACCGATCCGGGGGAGCAGCGAAAAAGATTCGAGCTTGAGATCAAAAGCGCAGAGAAACAGAACCGGTCAGCGGCGCTACCCGAGGAGTTTCTGGACTCATTGAAAAGCCTGCCGGAGGCGGCGGGAGGGGCATTGGGAATTGACCGATTGGTGATGCTGTCCTGTGACGCTGCCTCGATTGATGAGGTTGTTGCGTTCTAG